The following proteins come from a genomic window of Papaver somniferum cultivar HN1 unplaced genomic scaffold, ASM357369v1 unplaced-scaffold_65, whole genome shotgun sequence:
- the LOC113343718 gene encoding uncharacterized protein LOC113343718, translated as MQTLKLKIVPLSSYNFREIILPLIQSFMRAHLEELVAKDAKEKSDAASEALLAELVLEPKKGIQKGGDSKHNQEKMKDKKKKKDHRKAKSLKVITIGHFSIKSESHPDSEIVGGVSGDDLTQQEKEYRHKIELEAEERKLEEILEYQRKIENEGKQKHLAVNGEAPESCFVPSEGLRGRQCKRHNSYTSVVKGRSRSLDSGNDIREPGILQNQSFVEEHASVGDWRTPHVLNNTFQARQISPIAGPRMLPPKMSSESDARRVSQSETIFGSINGTEFLGTWSKNEAGKYKCVWPQLTSSEDEIIFNSKSGTEVPGTGLKNKAGEYNCFVNVIIQSLWHLKGFREEFLGEKISTHLHVGDPCVVCALYDIFMALSRASTDMQAEAVSPTSLRVALSNLYPNSNFFQQAQMNDASEVMAVIFDCLHRSFASVSSGFDIEYEDKNGDEFWDCESNACVAHSLFGMNIFEKMHCHSCGLESKHLKYTSFFHNINASALRTAKSLGADSSFGELLYNVQMNQQLACDPESGGCGELNYIHQFLSTPPHVFTAVLGWQNTHECANDISATLAALTTELDFAVLYRGLLPGNKHRLVSMACYYGQHYGCFAYSCEQDRWTMYDDETVKLVGFVRVIGGWDDVILMCERAHLHPHILLFEAVDEEAKLNHPAFIRSLVNDTKVLNGSFCDVLYSHRYMEANYAEYLAKAALGKVFHLS; from the exons ATGCAAACATTAAAGCTGAAGATTGTGCCTTTGTCTTCCTACAACTTTCGGGAGATTATCCTGCCTCTTATTCAGTCATTCATGCGG GCACACTTGGAGGAACTAGTTGCCAAAGATGCTAAAGAGAAATCTGATGCTGCAAGCGAAGCACTTTTAGCTGAACTTGTACTTGAACCTAAAAAGGGAATTCAGAAAGGTGGTGATTCTAAACATAACCAGGAGAAAATGAaggataagaaaaagaaaaaggatcaCAGAAAAGCTAAGAGTTTAAAGGTTATAACTATTGG CCACTTCTCCATTAAGTCTGAAAGTCATCCAGATTCGGAGATTGTAGGTGGTGTTAGCGGTGATGACTTGACACAACAAGAAAAAGAATACAGACATAAAATTGAGCTTGAAGCGGAGGAAAGAAAGCTTGAAGAGATTCTGGAGTATCAGAGGAAAATTGAGAATGAGGGCAAACAGAAGCATCTAG CCGTTAATGGTGAAGCACCCGAAAGTTGCTTTGTGCCTTCTGAAGGCTTGAGAGGAAGGCAATGCAAACGGCACAACAGCTATACCAGTGTTGTAAAAGGCCGTTCCCGATCCTTGGATTCTGGAAATGATATTCGTGAACCTGGGATTCTTCAAAATCAAAGTTTTGTCGAAGAGCACGCTAGTGTAGGGGATTGGAGGACTCCTCATGTTCTCAACA ATACATTTCAAGCACGTCAAATTTCACCGATAGCTGGTCCAAGAATGTTGCCTCCAAAGATGTCCTCAGAATCAGATGCCCGTAGAGTTTCACAAAGTGAAACCATTTTTGGCAGCATTAATGGAACGGAGTTTTTAGGAACATGGTCTAAAAATGAAGCTGGCAAATACAAATGTGTGTGGCCTCAATTGACATCTTCAGAAGATGAAATCATTTTCAACAGCAAGAGCGGGACCGAGGTACCGGGAACAGGGTTAAAAAATAAAGCTGGCGAATATAATTGTTTTGTGAATGTTATTATACAG TCCTTGTGGCATTTAAAAGGCTTTCGCGAAGAGTTCTTAGGGGAAAAAATATCTACGCATCTGCATGTTGGGGATCCTTGCGTTGTATGTGCACTATATGACATATTCATGGCTTTAAGCAGGGCATCTACAGATATGCAGGCTGAAGCAGTTTCTCCTACCTCTCTGAGAGTTGCTCTTAGCAACTTGTATCCAAATAGTAATTTCTTTCAACAG GCCCAGATGAATGATGCTTCGGAAGTAATGGCAGTAATCTTTGACTGCCTTCATAGATCATTTGCTTCTGTTTCAAGTGGATTTGATATAGAATACGAAGATAAGAATGGTGATGAGTTTTGGGACTGTGAAAGTAACGCTTGTGTGGCACATTCTCTTTTTGGAATGAACATCTTTGAGAAAATGCATTGCCACAGTTGTGGTTTGGAGTCGAAGCATCTGAAGTACACTTCATTCTTCCACAACATCAATGCTAGTGCACTTAGAACAGCAAAG AGTCTGGGTGCGGATAGCTCTTTTGGCGAGCTTTTGTATAACGTTCAGATGAATCAGCAGTTAGCATGTGACCCAGAGTCCGGTGGCTGTGGAGAACTCAATTACATTCATCAGTTTCTTTCAACTCCACCACATGTGTTCACAGCAG TTCTTGGTTGGCAGAATACACATGAGTGCGCAAATGACATATCAGCAACACTGGCTGCCCTGACCACTGAATTAGATTTCGCTGTCCTATATCGTGGGCTGCTTCCAGGGAACAAACACCGCTTAGTTTCAATG GCCTGCTATTATGGACAGCATTATGGCTGCTTTGCATACAGTTGTGAACAAGACCGATGGACAATGTATGATGACGAAACTGTCAAG CTAGTAGGATTTGTTCGGGTAATCGGCGGATGGGATGACGTAATTCTCATGTGTGAAAGAGCACATTTGCATCCTCATATTCTTTTATTTGAAGCGGTAGATGAAGAG GCAAAACTGAACCACCCTGCTTTTATTAGAAGTTTAGTTAATGATACTAAAGTTTTGAATGGCTCTTTTTGTGATGTTTTGTATAGCCATCGTTATATGGAAGCTAATTATGCTGAATATTTGGCAAAGGCAGCTCTAGGTAAGGTCTTTCATTTGTCCTGA